The following is a genomic window from Apodemus sylvaticus chromosome 10, mApoSyl1.1, whole genome shotgun sequence.
TAGTATGGGAGGACAGAGTAAATTTAGCCGTGTATGTGATAAGCAATAAACCTTACATAtgagtgaggattaaaaaatgaagtaaaaagggagtggaggaagagatataaaaacaaaccaacaattcTAAAATGTGGGTTGTGAAGAGATTGACCCAGTATTGAGTGATGAGAGGAAAGCATGTGGGACCATATGGGATGCACCACTGACACCTGTGAGATAATGAAAGAGCATTTGTGTCCCTGATAGGAGCACTGACCTTATCCTCATAGCAACAGTGGTAACCTTAagaataaatcataaaatatgtGTAGGAACTCCTTTGTTCAAATGCCACAGAGTAGATGAAGCATTTTGAAGGagaagagatggttcaggagacagaagaacaTGGACATGAACTGAGTGTGCTTCTGTAGTCCAGTAAAAACAAGATGTGGTTGTGATAAATGGAGAAAATGTCACAGAAAATAATGAATGAACTAGGAagagaatggagaagagacttTGTAGAATGTACAATAGCAATTCAAGTTAAGAAAAAATGAATGGGTGCTcacttcagcagcacatatactaaaattggaatgatacagagaagattagcatggacCTTGTGCAAAGATGACATGCAAATTTGTGAAGCAttcatatttttgcatatttacacaatggaatactactcagcaattaaaaacaatgaatttatgaaattcttaggcaaatggttggaactggaaaatatcgtcctaagtgaggtaacccattaacaaaagaacacacatggaatgcagtcactgataagtggatattaggccagaagctctgaatgcccaagacataattaacatatcaaatgattcccaagaagaaggaaggagagggccctggtcctggaaaggcttgatgcagcaatgtaggggattaccagaacagagaagtgggaggaggttgattgggaaaggggcagaggaaagagggcttatgggacttatggggaggggaaaccaccgggaaaggggaaatcatttggaatgaaaattaaagttagtttttcaagagagagagagagagagagagagagagagagagagagagagagagagagagaagaaggaaggaaggaaggaaggaaggaaggaaggaaggaaggaaggaagaaagaaagaaagaaagaaagaaagaaagaaagaaagaaagaaagaaagaaagaaagaaagaaagaaagaaagaaagaaagaaagaaagaaagaaagaaagaaaggaaagaaggaagaaagaaagaaagaaagaaagaaagaaagaaagaaagaaagaaagaaagaaagaaagaaagaaagaaagaaagaaagaaagaaagaaagaaagaaagaaaggaaagaaaggaagaaagaaagaaagaaagaaagaaaggaaagaaaggaagaaagaaagaaaggaaagaaaggaagaaagaaagaaagaaagaaagaaagaaagaaagaaagaaagaaagaaagaaagaaagaaaagaaaggaaagaaagaaagagaaagaaagaaagaaagaaagaaagaaagaaagaaagaaagaaaaagaaagaaagaaagaaagaaagaaagaaaaagaaagaaagaaagaaagaaagaaaagaaagaaagaaagaaagaaagaaagaaagaaagaaagaaagaaagaaagaaagaaagaaagaaagaaagaaagaaagaaagaaagaaagaaagaaatgaatggatCTAAAATCACAAATTTCTTATTGGTATTGTTGTTCTATGGGATACTAGAATGGTAGGAGAACAAGGAATGCTttaggaaataataaaatgagaGCCTGAATTTCACTTTGCATTTTTGACCTTGATGCCTCTCATACTTGCAATGGAAGGAAGATGACTGATTAAAAGTGAAGCACAAATCTGTATGTTATAGGGACATACAGGtcttattttataattacaatATAACACATTGGAGCATATGAGTTTTTCttgaaatttatattaaattgtattgacaaagtttATCCAAATTCATCAAGAATATCAAAGTATAAAATCTCATatagcaaattaaaacaacaattgAGAAGGAAGCATGAGATGAAAGAATTAGTCAATTTTTCTCTCAGTAGAAGTGGTTAGTGGTATTTAGAAAAGGGTTGGAAACTGAAATCTGTTAAAGAGTAGTTAAGAGTaatcattaataattttaataagtaCAGatatttgtagttttaaaaatttcTAGGAAGATGGTCAGATATATTTTGTAGAATGTATACCCTAaatatactttgatttttttttaattttaagggaTCTGATATTTTCTCATTAGGATACTGAAGAAAAAGAATGATAATGAAGAACAGAACTGTCATCTTCCAGTTTCTCCTCCTGGGCCTACCCATCCCCCCAGAGCACCAGCACCTGTTCTATGCCCTGTTCCTGGCCATGTACCTCACCACTGTCCTGGGGgacctcatcatcatcatcctcattctACTGGACTCccatctccacacacccatgtacttctttctcagcaacttgtccttctctgacctctgcttttcctctgtcaCAATGCCCAAGTTGCTGCTGAACATGCAGAGTGAGGACACATCCATCTCCTATGAAGGTTGTCTGACACAAATGTACTTTTCCAATCTTTTTGGAGGCCTGGAAATCTTCTTCCTTGTGatcatggcctatgaccgctatgtggccatctgccttCCCCTTCACTACACCAGCATCATGAGACCCAAGCTCTGTGTATTTCTGGTGTTGCTGTCCTGGGTGTTTACCATGCTGAATTCCTTGTTGCACACCCTACTCTTAGCTAGATTGTCATTCTGTGAGGACAGGGTGATCCGCCACTTTTTCTGTGACACATCTGCCCTGCTCAACTTGGCCTGCtctgatatttatataaatgagcTTGTGATATTTTTCTTGGGAGGGCCTATTATGGTCATCCCATTCTTACTGATTGTTGTGTCCTATGTACGTATTGTCTTCTCCATTATAAAGGTTTCATCTACTCAGGCTATCCACAAGGTCTTTTCCACttgtggctcacacctgtctgtggTCTCACTGTTCTATGGGACAGTTATTGGTCTCTACTTATGCCCATCAGCTAATAACTTTACAGTAAAGGAAGCTTCCATGGCCATGATGTACACAGTGGTGACTCCCATGCTGAACCctttcatctacagcctgaggaacagagATATAAAAGAGGCCCTTGTAAGAGtatttatcaagaaaaaaatattcttataatgACAACACTGGGATTTTTACTTAAATTGTAGTGAATATATTGATTgatattactattattaaataTATCCATAAAAGGGGACCCAAATACAAGAACATATTACATAATAATCCCATTTACAAAAGGAAGTTTTACAAAGAAGTTCAGTTAGGCAAAGAGATCTTGGTGACGCAGTAAAGTCATCCTAAGCCTTGAAAATGTGGTTCTAGAAAATCAGAAGTTAACAActaatgttttataaaattctattccttacattctctttttttttaatataaatttttacatttattttttaaaagaatttcatacataagaattgcatttttaatttttttttggtttttttttaatcgatatattttttatttacatttcaaatgatttcacctttcctagccccctcactccccaaaagtcccataagtcctcttctctccccctgtcctcccacctacccctttcccacttccccgttctggttttgctgaatactgcttcactgagtctttccagaaaaaggggccactcctcctttcttcttatacctcatttgatgtgtggattatgttttgggtattccagttttctaggttaatatccacttattagtgagtacataccatgattcaccttttgagtctgggttacctcacttagtatgatgttctctagctccatccatttgcctaagaatttcatgaattcattgtttctaatgactgactagtactccattgtgtagatataccacattttttgcatccactcttctgttgagggatacccgggtcctttccagcatctg
Proteins encoded in this region:
- the LOC127694857 gene encoding olfactory receptor 1468-like — encoded protein: MIMKNRTVIFQFLLLGLPIPPEHQHLFYALFLAMYLTTVLGDLIIIILILLDSHLHTPMYFFLSNLSFSDLCFSSVTMPKLLLNMQSEDTSISYEGCLTQMYFSNLFGGLEIFFLVIMAYDRYVAICLPLHYTSIMRPKLCVFLVLLSWVFTMLNSLLHTLLLARLSFCEDRVIRHFFCDTSALLNLACSDIYINELVIFFLGGPIMVIPFLLIVVSYVRIVFSIIKVSSTQAIHKVFSTCGSHLSVVSLFYGTVIGLYLCPSANNFTVKEASMAMMYTVVTPMLNPFIYSLRNRDIKEALVRVFIKKKIFL